From one Felis catus isolate Fca126 chromosome E2, F.catus_Fca126_mat1.0, whole genome shotgun sequence genomic stretch:
- the ZSCAN18 gene encoding zinc finger and SCAN domain-containing protein 18 — MLPLEKAFANPRSSPAPPELPMLGSAAEDQQEDSRSGLGEVPANLESSRLHFRNFIYQEAAGPHQALDQLYELCRQWLRPEAHSKEQMLELLVLEQFLSALPDKVRSSVVAQHPENCQKAASLVKDLADALEEPDGSVKTGEDMEPSETQAAPNISCPAPDPVLLGQGCAGDKKPEQPKPAKAEPKKLTFPEMPLYLGEWGHLDPAEENLKTFRKLLLWGYQLAQPDDTCRLETEELRLVEAEPPEGSFSGDRRWQESKESMCETLMERITREILVCPLTGAAPEEEEQPQKVLEPQEREPSPVPRAQRQSVIREPAQDRGTAGESPTVPVAPAAPRQGLGRKRPHSKDVGGQGSEPVSSMSHPQQRHVKEPAASGLGAGSLGASCSAADEPGLSRGKPYACSECGETFAWISHFIDHLRSHSGRKLYACQGCWKTFHFSLALAEHQKTHEKEKGYALGWALGPHPAACGAHAGGRLRGLPGCVAGDIFPVQPEAQR; from the exons ATGTTGCCGCTGGAGAAGGCGTTTGCCAACCCCAGGagctccccagctcccccagAACTGCCCATGCTAGGATCAGCAGCTGAGGACCAGCAAGAGGACTCCAGGAGTGGCCTTGGGGAGGTCCCTGCCAACCTTGAGTCCTCCCGCCTGCATTTCCGGAACTTCATCTACCAGGAAGCTGCAGGGCCCCACCAGGCCCTGGACCAGCTGTATGAGCTGTGCCGCCAGTGGCTGCGCCCTGAGGCGCACTCCAAGGAGCAGATGCTGGAGCTGCTGGTGCTAGAGCAGTTCCTGAGCGCCCTGCCGGACAAAGTACGGTCCTCAGTGGTGGCACAGCATCCTGAGAACTGCCAGAAGGCAGCCTCCCTGGTGAAGGACCTTGCCGACGCCCTAGAGGAACCAG ATGGGTCCGTGAAGACTGGCGAAGACATGGAGCCCAGTGAGACCCAGGCCGCCCCCAACATCT CCTGTCCTGCTCCAGACCCTGTGCTTCTGGGACAAGGGTGTGCCGGGGACAAGAAACCCGAACAGCCCAAGCCTGCTAAGGCTGAGCCAAAG AAGTTGACATTTCCGGAGATGCCTCTGTACCTGGGGGAATGGGGCCACCTGGACCCGGCAGAGGAGAACCTGAAGACCTTCCGGAAACTGCTCCTGTGGG GGTACCAGCTCGCCCAGCCTGATGACACCTGCAGGCTGGAGACAGAGGAGCTTCGGTTGGTTGAAGCCGAACCACCGGAAGGCAGCTTCTCAG GGGATAGGAGGTGGCAGGAAAGTAAAGAGAGCATGTGCGAGACGCTGATGGAGAGGATCACAAGGGAAATTCTCGTTTGCCCCTTGACGGGTGCTGCTCCGGAGGAGGAAGAGCAGCCGCAGAAGGTTCTGGAACCTCAGGAGAGGGAACCAAgccctgtccccagagcccagaggCAGTCAGTCATCCGGGAGCCAGCCCAGGACAGGGGCACAGCAGGGGAGAGCCCTACTGTGCCTGTAGCTCCAGCTGCCCCACGCCAAGGCCTTGGAAGAAAAAGGCCCCACTCGAAGGATGTGGGCGGGCAGGGCTCTGAGCCTGTCTCCAGCATGAGCCACCCCCAGCAGCGCCATGTGAAGGAGCCCGCTGCATCTGGCCTCGGCGCAGGGTCCCTGGGAGCGAGTTGCTCTGCTGCCGATGAGCCTGGGCTGTCCCGAGGGAAGCCCTACGCGTGCAGCGAGTGTGGGGAGACCTTTGCGTGGATCTCACATTTCATTGACCATCTCCGAAGCCACAGCGGCAGGAAGCTGTACGCGTGCCAGGGCTGCTGGAAGACCTTCCACTTCAGCCTGGCCCTGGCCGAGCATCAGAAGACCCATGAGAAGGAGAAAGGCTACGCGCTGGGGTGGGCCCTGGGACCCCACCCTGCTGCGTGTGGTGCCCACGCTGGCGGGAGGCTCCGTGGGCTCCCGGGGTGTGTGGCAGGTGACATTTTCCCTGTGCAGCCTGAGGCTCAGCGATGA